Proteins found in one Homalodisca vitripennis isolate AUS2020 chromosome 4, UT_GWSS_2.1, whole genome shotgun sequence genomic segment:
- the LOC124361401 gene encoding fidgetin-like protein 1, with product MCVCFRIHQPAVVFIDEIDSLLSQRTETEHDSSRRIKTEFLVQLDGAGTGEDDRILVIGATNRPQELDEAARRRLVKRLYIPLPDPPARCQIVRNLMSTERNELTEEQIELIASLTEGYSGADMKNVCQEACLGPIRSISFTEMQRIAPDQVRPVTVEDFKSALSRVRASVSQSDLECYVSWDQTYGSGGAPK from the exons atgtgtgtgtgttttaggaTTCACCAGCCAGCTGTGGTGTTCATAGACGAGATAGACTCCTTGCTGAGTCAGCGCACAGAGACAGAACATGACAGTTCTCGCAGAATCAAAACTGAGTTCCTAGTCCAACTG GACGGGGCAGGTACAGGAGAAGATGACCGTATCCTTGTGATAGGAGCAACCAACAGACCCCAGGAGCTGGATGAGGCGGCACGCCGTCGGCTAGTCAAAAGACTGTACATTCCCCTCCCAGACCCACCG GCAAGATGTCAGATTGTGCGTAACCTTATGTCTACGGAGAGGAATGAGCTAACAGAGGAGCAGATAGAGCTAATAGCTTCTCTTACCGAAGGCTATTCGGGGGCTGACATGAAAAACGTTTGCCAGGAAGCTTGCTTGGGCCCAATACGATCCATCAGTTTTACAGAAATGCAGCGCATTGCACCAGATCAG GTACGCCCTGTGACAGTGGAAGATTTTAAGTCTGCTCTGTCCCGAGTTCGAGCCAGCGTCTCCCAGTCAGACTTGGAGTGTTATGTCTCCTGGGACCAGACTTATGGCTCGGGAGGGGCCCCCAAGTAG